Genomic DNA from Ilyobacter polytropus DSM 2926:
GGAACTTATGATATAGGATTCCAGTCACTTTCTGGAGCAATGGAAAGAAATCATGACATGGTGTATGTGTGTTATGACAACGGTGCCTATATGAATACAGGGATACAGAGGTCGTCTGCTACACCTAAGTATGCAGATACCACAACAACTCCAGTAGGAACGGAAAGTTCCGGTAAAATTCAGCCAAGAAAAGATATGGCTGCAATAATGGCTGCTCACAATATTCCTTATGCTGCTCAGACTACTTTTATGGGGAATATGAAAGATATGCATGAAAAGGCAGAAAAAGCAATCTATACAAAGGGAGCGGCCTATCTGAATGTAATGGCACCATGTCCTAGAGGATGGAGGTATGATGAGTCAAAATTAATGGAAATCTGCAAAGCAGCCGTAGATACATGCTATTGGCCTTGTTTTGAGGTTATCAACGGAGAATGGAAACTTTCATACAGACCTAAGGAAAAGCTTCCCATTGAAGAATTTTTAAAATCTCAAGGAAGGTTTAAACATCTTTTTAAACCTGAAAATAAGCACCTTATAGAAGAGATGCAAAAAGAGGTGGACAGAAGATGGAATGAACTTTTAAAAAAATGTGGAGAAGAAGTATAGTCTATTTTAATTTTGAAATGATATATTTAGTTCTTTTAAAATTTTTTTAAAAAACTTTCATTTGATTTAAAAATCTATTTATAGGGCTTAAAAATTATATTCAAGAATTATTAAAAATAAGAAAATTAAATATAATTTTCATGGAGGATTAGGCACTCTTCGGAGTGCCTTTTTCTTATGAGAAGCGACAAAAATCAAAATAATATAAATTATATTGAGGTTGACTCTTTTAATTTTATTGTTGGGTATGATCTAAATTCTTTCCAACTCATTTATTTACTTTTTAAGTCAACTATTATATAATAACCATATAAAACATTATAAAGCAGGTGATATATGAGAAAAAGGTTGGAAAAGATAATAGATGAATTAAATATATCTCTAGTAGAGAGGGGAAGTCATACAAGACTAGCCCTTCTTACTGCCCTTGCAGGAGAAAATATGATCCTTGTAGGTCCTCCGGGGACAGCAAAGAGTGAGATATCTAGAAGAGTAGCTGAGGTGTTTGATACCAAGTACTTTGAGTATCTACTCACAAAGTTTACAACACCTGAGGAGTTATTCGGACCTGTATCTATAAGGGAACTAGAGCAAGATAACTTTCGTAGAAAGACTGATGGCTATCTTTCTGATGCCAATATAGTTTTTTTGGATGAGATATTCAAATCAAATTCTTCAATATTAAACTCACTGCTAACTATATTAAATGAGAAAATATATCACAACGGAAACCTCAAGGAAAAGACGGATATATACTCTATTATATCGGCATCAAATGAGCTTCCAACTGATTCAGGGGAACTTATGGCACTTTATGACAGATTTCTTTTGAGAGTAGTCGTGGATTATGTAAAGGAACCGTCAAAATTACTGACACTTGAAGACAGGTATAGGGGAATTTCTCAGGACCTGAAACTTAATAAAGAAACTCTTGAGGAGATCGGAAAAGAGAGCAAAAAAGTAGAGGTTCCTCATCATATAGCAATGATAATACTAAACCTAAAGGAAAAGCTAGACGAACACTTTAAGGATGAAATTAAAGGTAAGATCCAGGAAAAGGTCTCTGACAGAAAACTTGTAAAAAGTATAAAGCTTCTTAAAACCAGTGCCTATACTAATGGTAGAGACTGTTTAAATATAAGTGATACACTACTTTTACTTCACTGCTACTGGAACAAGATAGAAAATAGGGATGTGATTAAGAAATACCTTTTCGAGGAGATAATTAAGCTCACAAAAGAGGATCTTGAAAACTATAGAAATATATCCCGGGTATGGTCGGAGGAGTTTAATGGATTATTTAAGAAACAAAGGGTAGATGAGAATGGAACCCCCCTATACTACGATGTGGATAATAAGCTAGTTGATTTTTCCTACGGAGATATCCACGTAATGGATAAATACGGGGATTATGTTCACTATAAGGGGCATACTGAATATGTAAAAGTCCTGGCCGAACTTGGAAATTTTGATTATGGGTATATAGACAGCGGAATAGCCACCGATAATGGTAAAATAGTCTGGAAATATGAATGTTCACCGGTGGAAGTGGTAACGTCGGCTGAAAGAGAATTGGAAGGATACGAAAGACTTGTAGTAAAGGGAAATCTGAAACCTGCCAATATAGAATCCTACGAGGAGTATATAAAGGCTTATACCGTAATATCTGCAAATCTCATTCCAAAGATGGAGGGGATTAGAAGAAATATAGAGGAGGAGATAATAGAGATAAGAAGTGTCTCAGATTATCTAAACAAAGTGAGACAATCCTTGAAAGCAGAAAACTTATGGGTTGTTGGTGATGATATAAAAGAACTGCAGACCCTTGTGGAAAAAACTTACGAAGGAATGAATGCTTCACTTCTGAAGTTAGAGGAAGTAACTGATAAGATCGATAGGGCTAAAGTATCGTCAGAGAGGTAGAGCCATGGATATATTTGATAAAAGGGTAAAAAATAACTTTGATATAATGAAGAATATATGGATAAACTATCCTGAGACCAGGCTAAAAAGGGAGAGTATTGCTAAAAAGTGGTGGATGGCCTTATATGAGGGAAAAGCAGACCAAGAGTCCAATGGCTTTTTAGAGGCTAGTATAGAGGTACTTTCTATATTTAAGGAGATGACTATAGGAAATGAGATTCTTTGCAACAAGCTTATAGGGGATTATTTTGCTAAGGTAAAGGAAAAGTATGACAATGATATCTATAGTGAGGTGATAGGAGAGGAAAAAAAGATAATAGATATTCTCAACCAGTCGGAGATAAAAAGACTTCTTCAGTCAAAGGAAGAGAATACGGAACCTAGCTTTTTCAAGGAAGACAAATATAATGGCTATAGGGAAAAAAAAGATAAGTACAGTGAAATGTGGAAAGATATACAAGGGGAGGTAACTGAGTATTTTCAGCTAGAGTATGAAAAAATGAAGAAAATGAGGGATATATTGGGAGATTCTATGATGGATAAGATGGGATGGGATCTTTCCAAGGTGGATAAAAAAACTCTCTTTGACCTGGAGGAGCTTAATCGAATAGCTTTAGAGGACGAAAAACTCAATTATCTTTTAAAGATGCTCGGTAGGAAAAAGAGAAAGAAAAATCTGGATTTGGATATAAGTGAAATCCAAAAATCGCCCAATAAGAAAGACCTTTTGGGAGTACATCTGAGTAACGACTTGGTACGACTTCTTCCATCGGAACTATCACTAATGCATAACAAGCACCTGAGAAGATACTTCCATGCCAAGTATATCGAAAACAGACTCTCCACCTATCTTCTTTCAGATATGGATGAGGACCCGAACCCCGGAGAAAGGGACAATCAGGATTCTGAGGGGCCAATAATTTTATGCATAGATACCTCAAGTAGTATGAAGGGTCTTCCAGAGAAACTGGCTAAGGCATCCACTCTATTTCTTCTTAAAGAAGCTCAAAAAAAAGAGAGAAAGGTATATATAATAGCTTTTTCCGGAGATGAATCTTTAAAAGAGCTTGAACTGGTTCAGAGTTCAGATGGCATAAGGAGGGCACTGGAATTTTTTAATTGGGAGTTTTATGGTGGAACAGACTATCTCACTCCCTTGAGACGGAGCATCGAAATTATAGAGAAGAGTGGTTACAGAAAAGCTGATTTACTTATGATAAGTGACGGTATAGCTGAGGTGCCCGATGAATTTATAGAGTATATAGATAGGGTAAAGCAGAGTCTTAAATTCAAGATTTATTCACTGATAATAGGTTCAAAAGATGTAAAAAATACATTTAGTGATAAGGTTCTCTACTATGAATATAGAAAGAAGAAAGAGGCTTATATAGGTTCCGAATATCAGTCTCTTAACAGAAGCTTCCTTTCAAACCATGGATAGGTTATCTGGCAGTCAAAGAATAAAAATAAAAAAAACCTCCCTAATCAATAGACTATATTTCTAATGATTAGGGGGGCTGTTAAATTTAAACAAAATTTAGGTTTCGACATTTAAGTC
This window encodes:
- a CDS encoding AAA family ATPase, with the protein product MRKRLEKIIDELNISLVERGSHTRLALLTALAGENMILVGPPGTAKSEISRRVAEVFDTKYFEYLLTKFTTPEELFGPVSIRELEQDNFRRKTDGYLSDANIVFLDEIFKSNSSILNSLLTILNEKIYHNGNLKEKTDIYSIISASNELPTDSGELMALYDRFLLRVVVDYVKEPSKLLTLEDRYRGISQDLKLNKETLEEIGKESKKVEVPHHIAMIILNLKEKLDEHFKDEIKGKIQEKVSDRKLVKSIKLLKTSAYTNGRDCLNISDTLLLLHCYWNKIENRDVIKKYLFEEIIKLTKEDLENYRNISRVWSEEFNGLFKKQRVDENGTPLYYDVDNKLVDFSYGDIHVMDKYGDYVHYKGHTEYVKVLAELGNFDYGYIDSGIATDNGKIVWKYECSPVEVVTSAERELEGYERLVVKGNLKPANIESYEEYIKAYTVISANLIPKMEGIRRNIEEEIIEIRSVSDYLNKVRQSLKAENLWVVGDDIKELQTLVEKTYEGMNASLLKLEEVTDKIDRAKVSSER
- a CDS encoding VWA domain-containing protein, which codes for MDIFDKRVKNNFDIMKNIWINYPETRLKRESIAKKWWMALYEGKADQESNGFLEASIEVLSIFKEMTIGNEILCNKLIGDYFAKVKEKYDNDIYSEVIGEEKKIIDILNQSEIKRLLQSKEENTEPSFFKEDKYNGYREKKDKYSEMWKDIQGEVTEYFQLEYEKMKKMRDILGDSMMDKMGWDLSKVDKKTLFDLEELNRIALEDEKLNYLLKMLGRKKRKKNLDLDISEIQKSPNKKDLLGVHLSNDLVRLLPSELSLMHNKHLRRYFHAKYIENRLSTYLLSDMDEDPNPGERDNQDSEGPIILCIDTSSSMKGLPEKLAKASTLFLLKEAQKKERKVYIIAFSGDESLKELELVQSSDGIRRALEFFNWEFYGGTDYLTPLRRSIEIIEKSGYRKADLLMISDGIAEVPDEFIEYIDRVKQSLKFKIYSLIIGSKDVKNTFSDKVLYYEYRKKKEAYIGSEYQSLNRSFLSNHG
- a CDS encoding thiamine pyrophosphate-dependent enzyme, translating into MAYNLKEQMNKPERLSGGHRMCAGCGAPIAVRTMLRALKPEDKATIVSATSCLEVSTFLYPYTAWKDSFIHTAFENAGATMSGVEGAYNALRRKGKLDETYKFIAFGGDGGTYDIGFQSLSGAMERNHDMVYVCYDNGAYMNTGIQRSSATPKYADTTTTPVGTESSGKIQPRKDMAAIMAAHNIPYAAQTTFMGNMKDMHEKAEKAIYTKGAAYLNVMAPCPRGWRYDESKLMEICKAAVDTCYWPCFEVINGEWKLSYRPKEKLPIEEFLKSQGRFKHLFKPENKHLIEEMQKEVDRRWNELLKKCGEEV